A single window of Salvia splendens isolate huo1 chromosome 8, SspV2, whole genome shotgun sequence DNA harbors:
- the LOC121745635 gene encoding uncharacterized protein LOC121745635: MSTSQNLKFGIQSSPRITTKKSESVQEYMKSSCIPRRCESSRPNLPSSLSGSKRNGRLDSSESNMNVEGMRKKHKSVSQVTMEAEKSKVPLDSVVSKPAKLTGRSFKIRFKRGRKVESVSGKGTSNVGGGRSPILSSNLKKLRSNEDQEKLPSQKRLALEDNSADIGKTVKEIKEKCGKRMEKLIQEQKGKIQEFHRVWEDNMSILEKDRKLEAAIIHSIYGKQTITIDRLAILDDKFAKKMAENNLKKDKQLRDLVAEHLAAKNEEIQKEANSLSEAKSHVSSKPTAYRKEQPFGSQHEEVSRCSKSRTHILGAKDAMALTEQHGQNSDSSITVKRNHVERSKNFDRATAKEVACNPSYGNLSSAAIILKFLDDKSAKRMAEKNLQKDKQLKDLEAEQSAARNEEIQKEANSLSEAKARVSSKSTAYSKEQPFGSKHEEVNSRMHILGAKDAMALTEKHGQNSDSSRTVKGNHVVRSQISDHATVEEVACNPFYENSSGEANSSQKKEGSISYSDTRTPAVVEKINLPMHLGAGGSILANLATSGEGVPGEMQLLELHGEVPSKMPETVAYETLDEDAIDLPDAEQLTQPVHFGCAEKIFVKPPDSGERAAVDMQVPNLCKDIPTEWTETDDEIVDNVNPMELSANTSINGFGAGTAINLPDALLNQRNETDRTTIDDLDLAGKVRKEQDVVPSEIQGHGIEEAGKVNSSLSEIDTAELVDTARESLSNIEPQASEELAIETQSSSRAEASMLKVTDTVIAEQSSAQIQDQNTSVVKDQVTSLIEAADSERVDAAAPAPSELVGTVKTLESYNKLQDNAELEIETRSMSRIEVSAIEDMNYNTSHMLSSIEQQDEDAVIITNQVNLETEASNSLLPDNATPVQSHTDAPSIESDVQLQLMNIDASPSRNQLPSPEHESQNHNLGRSSSGAAVTEMLSHASMSRLREGLEQQSNIPDVRDEQTSLQISTSVQNNVATEVVPSTNEALHDAVLQFGGLIHLPINQVSPSLFADPLKNELEKIKKETEELQKSHDELIKGLKYECGKEMQELFDAVRKKYQLKIQDTEAQFALKNNGLCQKEKKILMNKILADSFNDNCLNMSSTWPMLLQGFPSSSMQYHQHLVRPAGACAPNQQIASPIGQAMPQIPVPGSTRVGPITSQHFAPPFIQPTPHFEALQRHGTIFGVHPMSLPRFGGDIYSSAQQFQSSILGPAQSMPNATLISSFQNLQQPQQPLAAPLWPSNFHNPRHRGYPPAVMHTSASSQWPSNFHNPQHRGYPPAVMHTSVSSFDSLMDVEHLRRHHQLLDAVRGNQSSCTGAANAICLSD; the protein is encoded by the exons ATGTCGACGTCTCAGAATCTTAAGTTTGGGATACAGTCTTCGCCTCGTATCACTACTAAGAAATCAGAAAGTGTTCAGGAGTATATGAAATCATCATGCATTCCAAGGAGGTGTGAAAGTAGCAGGCCAAATTTACCCTCAAGTTTATCTGGTTCCAAGCGGAATGGGAGGCTTGATTCGTCTGAGTCGAATATGAATGTTGAGGGAATGAGGAAGAAGCATAAGTCCGTATCGCAGGTGACCATGGAAGCTGAAAAGTCTAAGGTTCCCTTAGACTCAGTTGTTTCAAAGCCAGCAAAGTTGACTGGCCGTAGTTTCAAGATTAGATTCAAAAGAGGGCGCAAAGTGGAAAGTGTATCAGGCAAAGGAACATCTAATGTAGGTGGAGGGAGGTCGCCCATTCTATCATCCAATCTAAAAAAGCTGAGAAgtaatgaagatcaagagaagcTCCCTTCACAGAAGAGGCTAGCACTGGAGGATAACAGTGCAGATATTGGTAAAACTGTAAaagaaatcaaggaaaaatgTGGAAAGCGGATGGAGAAGCTCATTCAGGAACAGAAGGGGAAAATTCAGGAGTTCCATCGTGTTTGGGAGGATAATATGTCAATATTGGAAAAGGATCGTAAACTGGAAGCGGCCATTATTCATTCTATATACGGCAAACAAACAATAACGATAGACAGGCTTGCGATCTTGGATGATAAATTTGCGAAAAAAATGGCAGAGAACAATCTCAAAAAGGACAAGCAACTTAGAGATCTTGTGGCAGAACACTTAGCTGCAAAAAACGAGGAGATCCAAAAGGAAGCTAACTCTCTGTCTGAAGCAAAATCCCACGTCTCTAGCAAGCCTACAGCATACCGCAAAGAACAGCCATTTGGTTCACAACATGAAGAAGTTTCTAGATGTTCTAAGTCGAGAACGCATATCCTAGGTGCTAAGGATGCAATGGCCCTAACTGAGCAGCATGGACAAAATAGTGATTCAAGTATAACTGTGAAGAGGAATCATGTTGAACGATCCAAAAATTTTGATCGTGCTACAGCTAAGGAAGTAGCATGTAACCCCTCTTATGGAAATCTAAGTAGTGCGGCCATTATTCTAAAGTTCTTGGATGATAAATCTGCAAAAAGAATGGCAGAGAAAAATCTCCAAAAGGACAAGCAACTTAAGGATCTAGAGGCAGAACAATCAGCTGCAAGAAATGAGGAGATCCAAAAGGAAGCTAACTCTCTGTCTGAAGCAAAAGCCCGCGTCTCTAGCAAGTCTACAGCATACAGCAAAGAACAACCATTTGgttcaaaacatgaagaagttAATTCGAGAATGCATATCCTTGGTGCTAAGGATGCTATGGCCTTAACTGAGAAGCATGGACAAAATAGTGACTCAAGTAGAACTGTGAAGGGAAATCATGTTGTGCGATCCCAAATTTCTGATCATGCTACAGTTGAGGAAGTAGCATGTAACCCCTTTTATGAAAATTCAAGTGGTGAAGCAAATAGTAGTCAGAAAAAGGAAGGTAGCATATCTTACTCAGATACACGGACGCCGGCTGTTGTTGAGAAGATTAATCTACCAATGCATTTGGGTGCTGGGGGAAGTATCCTTGCCAATCTGGCGACTTCTGGTGAAGGAGTTCCTGGTGAAATGCAACTGCTTGAGCTGCATGGAGAGGTTCCATCTAAGATGCCTGAAACAGTTGCTTATGAAACGTTGGATGAGGATGCAATTGATTTACCTGATGCAGAGCAGCTTACTCAACCAGTGCATTTTGGTTGTGCTGAAAAAATCTTTGTGAAGCCCCCTGATTCTGGAGAAAGAGCTGCCGTTGACATGCAAGTGCCCAATCTGTGTAAAGACATTCCTACAGAATGGACTGAAACTGATGATGAAATTGTGGATAATGTCAACCCAATGGAATTGAGTGCTAATACTTCTATTAATGGATTTGGTGCGGGGACTGCAATTAATTTGCCTGATGCTTTGCTAAACCAAAGAAATGAGACTGACAGGACCACCATTGATGATCTTGATTTGGCTGGAAAG GTACGAAAAGAGCAAGATGTGGTACCTTCTGAAATACAAGGCCATGGTATAGAGGAAGCAGGAAAGGTAAACTCTTCTCTCTCTGAGATTGACACTGCAGAACTTGTTGATACTGCCAGAGAGTCTCTGTCGAATATTGAACCACAAGCCAGTGAGGAGCTTGCAATAGAAACTCAAAGTTCGTCAAGAGCTGAAGCTTCAATGTTGAAAGTCACCGACACTGTAATAGCTGAGCAGTCCTCTGCACAAATACAAGATCAGAACACCTCAGTTGTTAAAGATCAAGTTACTTCACTGATAGAAGCTGCAGACTCAGAGAGAGTTGACGCTGCAGCCCCTGCTCCATCAGAACTTGTTGGTACTGTAAAGACTTTGGAATCATATAACAAACTCCAAGACAACGCTGAGCTGGAAATAGAAACTCGAAGTATGTCAAGGATTGAAGTTTCAGCCATAGAGGACATGAACTATAATACATCACATATGCTGTCCAGTATAGAACAGCAGGATGAAGATGCAGTAATTATTACCAATCAGGTTAATTTGGAGACTGAAGCATCAAATTCACTACTACCTGACAATGCAACCCCTGTGCAATCCCATACTGATGCACCATCGATTGAAAGTGATGTGCAGCTGCAGCTCATGAATATTGATGCATCTCCAAGCCGTAACCAGTTGCCGTCCCCTGAACATGAAAGCCAAAATCATAATCTGGGAAGAAGTTCCTCTGGAGCTGCTGTGACTGAAATGCTTTCACATGCATCCATGTCTCGATTAAGGGAAGGTTTGGAACAGCAGAGTAATATTCCTGATGTCAGAGATGAACAAACAAGTCTTCAGATATCTACTTCTGTCCAGAATAATGTAGCTACAGAAGTGGTGCCAAGTACCAATGAAGCCTTACATGATGCTGTTCTACAGTTCGGAGGTCTGATCCATCTTCCCATTAATCAAGTTTCTCCATCTCTGTTTGCTGATCCACTTAAAAACgaattggaaaaaataaaaaaagaaaccgAAGAACTGCAGAAAAGTCATGATGAACTG ATAAAAGGGCTAAAATATGAATGCGGAAAAGAGATGCAGGAACTTTTCGATGCAGTACGAAAGAAATACCAGCTCAAAATTCAGGATACTGAAGCACAATTTGCACTGAAGAACAATGGACTTTGTCAGAAGGAGAAGAAAATTTTGATGAATAAGATATTGGCTGATTCCTTCAACGATAATTGCTTGAATATGTCGTCTACCTGGCCTATGTTGCTGCAAG GTTTTCCTTCCAGTTCCATGCAATATCATCAACACTTGGTTAGGCCTGCTGGGGCTTGTGCTCCCAACCAGCAGATTGCAAGCCCAATTGGGCAAGCCATGCCGCAGATACCAGTACCTGGTTCTACGAGAGTTGGCCCTATCACTAGCCAACATTTTGCACCTCCATTTATACAACCTACTCCACATTTTGAAGCTTTGCAAAGACATGGGACCATCTTTGGAGTCCATCCCATGAGTCTTCCGCGTTTTGGAGGAGATATATATTCTTCAGCTCAGCAGTTTCAGTCTTCTATTCTTGGTCCAGCACAATCCATGCCCAATGCTACTTTGATATCATCCTTCCAAAATCTGCAGCAACCGCAACAGCCTCTAGCAGCTCCACTGTGGCCATCAAACTTTCACAATCCTCGACATCGTGGTTATCCACCTGCTGTGATGCATACATCTGCATCATCACAGTGGCCATCAAACTTTCACAATCCTCAACACCGTGGTTATCCACCTGCTGTGATGCATACATCTGTGTCATCGTTTGATTCGCTAATGGATGTGGAGCATCTTCGTCGTCATCACCAGCTACTTG ATGCTGTGCGGGGCAACCAGAGCTCTTGCACCGGAGCAGCTAATGCTATCTGCTTATCTGATTAA